A segment of the Egibacteraceae bacterium genome:
GCAGGTCCTCGGCGGCCAGGATCTCGTCCAGGTGCAGTCCCGCCAGCGGCACCTCGGCGGTGCCGACCAGGAACAGGTCGTCTTTGGGGATCTCGTAGAGCTGCTCGGCGCCGCCGGGCAGGAACGCCGTGCCGAACAGGGCCTCCTCGCGGGTCAGCACGGGAGGGATCACCGGGGTGTGGCCAGCCGCCATCAGCCGGTCCAGGGCGTAGCGCACGAGCGAGAACTCCAGCAGCACCGCCTGGCCGAGGAGGTAGGCGAACCGGCTGCCGGACACCTTCACCGCCCGCACCACATCGATGAGGCCGAGAGCCTCGCCGATCTCCATGTGGTCGCGCACCGCGAAGTCGAAGGTGGGCTTGGTCCCGAAGGTCGAGCGCTGCACCGCGTCGGTCTCGTCGGCGCCGTCGGGGGCGTCGGGATGCGGCAGGTTGGGGATCGCGGCGAGCGCCCGCTCCAGGCGCCCCTGCACCTCGACCTGGCGGGGCTCCAGCTCGTCCAGGCGCGTCGACACCTGCTTGACCGCGTCGATCAGCCCCTGGCGGTCCTCGGGGGCAGCCGCGCCGATCTCCTTCGAGCGGGCCTTCTGCTCGGCGCGCAGCCGGTCGCCCTCGGTGATCAGGGCGCGGCGCTCCTCGTCGAGGGCCCGGACCTGGTCGATGGTGTCTGCGGACACGCCCCGGCGCGCCAGTGCGGCCGCGACCGGCCCCGTGTCGTCGCGAACAAGCCGGATGTCGATCATGGTCGGCGCAGGCTACCAGCGCCGGCGCACGGTGCCGCCTGTGGCCGGGCAGTGTCCGGCGCGCCCCTCGGCGGAAGATGGGGTCTGCCGGACAGATCTGTCGCTCGACCCCCATCTACCCGGCGGTAGCCGTGGAGCCCAGCGTGCGCAAGCGGGCCACGACCTCACGGGTGAACCGCTGCGGGTCCTGCTCCAGCTCGAACCACCAGAAGCGGTCGATCGTCCACCCGCAGTCGCGGCGCAGCATGCGGTCACGCGCCGAGTCCCGTGCGGCTTGCGCCAGGCGCAGGTGCGGCGGTCCGTCGATCTCCACGCCGTAGCGCACGTCGAAGAACGGCAGGTCGACCTCGGCCACGA
Coding sequences within it:
- the serS gene encoding serine--tRNA ligase produces the protein MIDIRLVRDDTGPVAAALARRGVSADTIDQVRALDEERRALITEGDRLRAEQKARSKEIGAAAPEDRQGLIDAVKQVSTRLDELEPRQVEVQGRLERALAAIPNLPHPDAPDGADETDAVQRSTFGTKPTFDFAVRDHMEIGEALGLIDVVRAVKVSGSRFAYLLGQAVLLEFSLVRYALDRLMAAGHTPVIPPVLTREEALFGTAFLPGGAEQLYEIPKDDLFLVGTAEVPLAGLHLDEILAAEDLPVRYAGFSTCFRREAGTYGKDTRGIFRMHQFDKVEMFSFVAPEDSEAEHQRLLDIELDLFTDLGLHGRVVDIPVGDLGDSAARKFDIEVWLPGQEAYRELTSASNCTDYQARRLRCRYRVGEKETALVHTLNGTAIAMPRAIIALLETHQQADGSVAVPAALQPYLGAERIG